From one Catellatospora sp. IY07-71 genomic stretch:
- a CDS encoding citrate synthase 2 has product MSDFKPGLEGVIAFETEIAEPDKEGGSLRYRGVDIEDLIGQVSFGNVWALLADGKFGPGLPPAEPFPVPVHSGDIRVDVQSAVAMLAPYWGLGQLLDISDEQAREDLARVSVTALSFVAQSARGLGLPAVPQKEIDKAQTIVERFMKRWRGEPDPRHIKAVDAYFISAAEHGMNASTFTARVVASTGADAAACISSGIGALSGPLHGGAPSRVLHMIEAVERSGDAEGYVKGALDRGERLMGFGHRVYRAEDPRARVLRRTAKELGAARFEVAEALEKAALAELRARRPDRVLETNVEFWSAVVLDFAEVPAHMFTSMFTCARVAGWSAHILEQKKLGRLVRPSARYVGPGTRKPSDVEGWATISHS; this is encoded by the coding sequence TGATCGGTCAGGTCTCCTTCGGCAACGTCTGGGCGCTGCTGGCCGACGGCAAGTTCGGCCCCGGCCTGCCCCCTGCGGAGCCGTTCCCGGTGCCGGTGCACTCCGGCGACATCCGCGTCGACGTGCAGTCCGCGGTGGCCATGCTCGCGCCGTACTGGGGCCTGGGCCAGCTGCTCGACATCTCCGACGAGCAGGCCCGCGAGGACCTGGCCCGGGTGTCGGTGACGGCGCTGTCCTTCGTCGCGCAGTCCGCCCGCGGCCTCGGTCTGCCCGCCGTGCCGCAGAAGGAGATCGACAAGGCGCAGACCATCGTCGAGCGCTTCATGAAGCGCTGGCGCGGCGAGCCCGACCCGCGGCACATCAAGGCCGTCGACGCGTACTTCATCTCCGCCGCCGAGCACGGCATGAACGCCTCCACCTTCACCGCCCGCGTCGTGGCCTCCACCGGCGCCGACGCCGCGGCCTGCATCTCCTCCGGCATCGGCGCGCTGTCCGGCCCGCTGCACGGCGGCGCCCCGTCCCGCGTGCTGCACATGATCGAGGCCGTGGAGCGCTCCGGCGACGCCGAGGGCTACGTCAAGGGCGCGCTGGACCGGGGCGAGCGGCTGATGGGCTTCGGCCACCGCGTCTACCGGGCCGAGGACCCGCGCGCCCGAGTGCTCCGCCGCACCGCCAAGGAGCTGGGCGCGGCCCGCTTCGAGGTGGCCGAGGCGCTGGAGAAGGCGGCCCTGGCCGAGCTGCGCGCCCGCCGTCCCGACCGGGTGCTGGAGACCAACGTCGAGTTCTGGTCCGCGGTCGTGCTGGACTTCGCCGAGGTCCCGGCGCACATGTTCACCTCGATGTTCACCTGCGCCCGGGTGGCCGGCTGGTCCGCGCACATCCTGGAGCAGAAGAAGCTCGGCCGCCTCGTGCGCCCGTCGGCCCGCTACGTCGGCCCCGGCACCCGCAAGCCCTCCGACGTCGAGGGCTGGGCCACCATCAGCCACAGCTGA
- a CDS encoding acyltransferase yields the protein MTTQHDATTPHAARSGPVRPGTRANQPPAGTRPGAPGAPDGSPPRTVRVVATPAELRVIPAAPPRTPAPPTEAPGSAPVPAAVRAAAPALATGTAAARPASVPDTAAHDAPKGEGRGPREPRLLVLDGLRLAAALLVVAHHLVRGPWGTEPGALFGPLAAVASYGWLGVNFFFLISGFVICLSSWGRGLGEFAVSRVVRLFPAYWVGVVLTTAVLAAWPILREPLPPAESLVNLTMLQSGLGVTDQDWSYWSLGAELRFYLLFAVVVWLGVTYRRVVYFCALWTLVAAFSSTWDLRWVDNLIVPEFAPYFVAGTALFLVHRFGGNLLLWGLVGANWLLALYRLQSYPALEHFHLSWWSVAALVTCCFALMTAIALGAFARVGGRWLVVAGALTYPLYLIHQAAGQTLIRGLRDHVPHWILLGGIVAVMLGASWLIHRYVERPAGKRLRTALKSSLAEVRKG from the coding sequence GTGACCACGCAGCACGACGCGACCACGCCGCACGCCGCACGGAGTGGGCCCGTCCGGCCCGGGACCAGGGCAAACCAGCCGCCGGCCGGCACCCGCCCCGGCGCACCGGGGGCGCCGGACGGCTCGCCTCCGCGCACGGTCCGCGTGGTCGCGACGCCCGCCGAGCTGCGCGTCATCCCGGCGGCACCGCCCAGGACCCCGGCCCCGCCCACGGAGGCTCCCGGCTCGGCCCCGGTGCCCGCGGCCGTCCGTGCCGCCGCGCCCGCGCTCGCCACCGGCACCGCCGCGGCCCGGCCCGCGTCCGTGCCGGACACCGCGGCGCACGATGCGCCGAAGGGCGAGGGCCGGGGCCCGCGCGAGCCGCGACTGCTGGTCCTCGACGGGCTGCGGCTGGCCGCGGCGCTGCTGGTGGTGGCCCATCATCTGGTACGCGGACCGTGGGGCACCGAGCCCGGCGCGCTGTTCGGGCCGCTGGCCGCCGTCGCCTCCTACGGCTGGCTCGGGGTCAACTTCTTCTTCCTGATCAGCGGCTTCGTGATCTGCCTGAGCAGCTGGGGCCGCGGCCTCGGCGAGTTCGCGGTGTCCCGGGTGGTCCGGCTGTTCCCGGCGTACTGGGTGGGCGTCGTGCTGACCACGGCGGTGCTGGCCGCCTGGCCGATCCTGCGCGAGCCGCTGCCCCCGGCCGAGTCGCTGGTCAACCTGACCATGCTGCAGAGCGGGCTGGGCGTGACCGACCAGGACTGGTCGTACTGGTCGCTCGGCGCGGAGCTGCGCTTCTACCTGCTGTTCGCGGTCGTGGTGTGGCTCGGGGTGACCTACCGCCGGGTGGTCTACTTCTGCGCGCTGTGGACGCTGGTCGCCGCGTTCTCGTCCACCTGGGACCTGCGCTGGGTTGACAACCTGATCGTGCCGGAGTTCGCGCCGTACTTCGTCGCGGGCACCGCGCTGTTCCTGGTGCACCGGTTCGGCGGCAACCTGCTGCTGTGGGGGCTGGTGGGGGCGAACTGGCTGCTGGCCCTCTACCGGCTGCAGAGCTACCCCGCGCTGGAGCACTTCCACCTGAGCTGGTGGAGCGTGGCCGCGCTGGTCACCTGCTGCTTCGCGCTGATGACGGCGATCGCGCTGGGCGCGTTCGCCCGCGTGGGCGGGCGGTGGCTGGTGGTGGCGGGCGCGCTGACCTACCCGCTGTACCTGATCCATCAGGCCGCGGGGCAGACGCTCATCCGCGGACTGCGCGATCACGTGCCGCACTGGATCCTGCTCGGCGGGATCGTCGCGGTGATGCTCGGCGCGTCCTGGCTCATCCACCGCTACGTCGAGCGGCCGGCCGGAAAACGGCTCCGGACCGCCCTCAAGTCCTCCCTCGCGGAGGTCCGCAAAGGATGA
- the serC gene encoding phosphoserine transaminase, translating to MAETPITIPAELLPADGRFCCGPSKVRPQAVEALSAVAGSFLGTSHRQKTVKNQVARFRQGLADFFGLPEGYEVIIGNGGTTAFWEVAAFSLIKDRAQFATFGEFGAKFAKAVKDAPFLGAPTVHKGEPGSAAFLVAEAGVDAYGIPQNETSTGVAVPVSRVEGADAGALILHDATSAAGGLPVDLTQSDVYYFAPQKCFASDGGLWIAILSPAAIARAEEIKAGGRYIPAFLDLVTAIENSRLEQTLNTPALATVFLAAEQTDWMNAQGGLSWATQRTAESAEIIYRWAEKSPVATPFVTDPGLRSNVVATIDFTDDVDAAVIAKTLRANGVVDTEPYRKLGRNQLRVALYPAIDPADVQALTASIDYVIEQL from the coding sequence ATGGCCGAGACGCCGATCACCATCCCCGCCGAACTCCTGCCCGCAGACGGCCGGTTCTGCTGCGGCCCGTCCAAGGTCCGGCCTCAGGCGGTGGAGGCGCTCAGCGCGGTCGCCGGCTCCTTCCTCGGCACCTCGCACCGGCAGAAGACGGTGAAGAACCAGGTCGCGCGCTTCCGGCAGGGCCTGGCCGACTTCTTCGGCCTGCCCGAGGGCTACGAGGTGATCATCGGCAACGGCGGCACCACCGCGTTCTGGGAGGTGGCCGCGTTCTCGCTGATCAAGGACCGGGCGCAGTTCGCCACCTTCGGCGAGTTCGGCGCGAAGTTCGCCAAGGCCGTCAAGGACGCCCCGTTCCTGGGCGCGCCGACCGTCCACAAGGGCGAGCCGGGCAGCGCCGCGTTCCTGGTCGCCGAGGCGGGCGTGGACGCGTACGGCATCCCGCAGAACGAGACCTCGACCGGTGTCGCGGTGCCGGTGTCGCGGGTCGAGGGCGCCGATGCGGGCGCGCTGATCCTGCACGACGCCACCTCGGCCGCGGGCGGCCTGCCGGTCGACCTGACCCAGAGCGACGTGTACTACTTCGCCCCGCAGAAGTGCTTCGCCTCGGACGGCGGCCTGTGGATCGCGATCCTGTCCCCGGCCGCCATCGCGCGCGCCGAGGAGATCAAGGCGGGCGGCCGCTACATCCCGGCCTTCCTCGACCTGGTCACCGCGATCGAGAACTCGCGCCTGGAGCAGACCCTGAACACCCCGGCGCTGGCCACGGTGTTCCTGGCCGCCGAGCAGACCGACTGGATGAACGCGCAGGGCGGCCTGTCCTGGGCGACCCAGCGCACCGCGGAGAGCGCCGAGATCATCTACCGCTGGGCGGAGAAGTCGCCGGTGGCGACGCCGTTCGTGACCGACCCGGGGCTGCGCTCCAACGTCGTGGCCACGATCGACTTCACCGACGACGTGGACGCCGCGGTGATCGCCAAGACGCTGCGCGCCAACGGCGTGGTCGACACCGAGCCCTACCGCAAGCTCGGTCGCAACCAGCTGCGCGTCGCGCTCTACCCGGCGATCGACCCGGCCGACGTGCAGGCGCTGACCGCGAGCATCGACTACGTCATCGAGCAGCTCTGA
- the sepH gene encoding septation protein SepH, translating into MRPVRFVALSEDGQALVLADEVGRLLALPIDDRVSSATHPDRGSGPHTMTITAAPFDHATVLSPRDIQSRIRSGESAEDVARIAGVPVDRVLRYAGPVLQERAMLAQHARRTRLKTSDKGATLADVVDGRLAQHGIDTEKISWDAYRRDDGTWRVVATWPSGKATAQAIWELDRNRQSVSPHDDMAQYLCAERPTQILGQDPTAGQTPAPSRSGHGLPTPSDATRRPGRDPIRAGRDALVAALDRPLGSGPGRGLDVPSDTPRQRPASAVIGGQGSAFDEDADAPKEVPAVPSLAVLRPRRQATDTTAAGNAEKPRKRLPSWDDVLFGGAPAAREN; encoded by the coding sequence ATGCGACCCGTAAGGTTCGTCGCCCTCTCCGAAGACGGCCAGGCGCTCGTCCTCGCGGACGAGGTCGGTCGTCTGCTCGCGCTGCCCATCGACGACCGCGTCAGCTCGGCGACGCACCCGGACCGCGGCTCCGGCCCGCACACGATGACCATCACCGCGGCGCCGTTCGACCACGCCACCGTGCTGTCCCCGCGCGACATCCAGTCGCGGATCCGCTCCGGTGAGAGCGCCGAGGACGTCGCCCGCATTGCGGGCGTGCCGGTGGATCGGGTGTTGCGCTACGCCGGCCCGGTGCTGCAGGAGCGGGCCATGCTGGCCCAGCACGCGCGCCGGACCCGGCTGAAGACGTCCGACAAGGGCGCGACCCTCGCCGACGTGGTGGACGGCCGGCTGGCCCAGCACGGCATCGACACGGAGAAGATCTCCTGGGACGCGTACCGGCGCGACGACGGCACCTGGCGCGTGGTCGCCACCTGGCCGTCGGGCAAGGCCACCGCGCAGGCGATCTGGGAGCTGGACCGCAACCGGCAGTCCGTGTCCCCGCACGACGACATGGCGCAGTACCTGTGCGCCGAGCGGCCGACCCAGATCCTGGGCCAGGACCCGACCGCGGGCCAGACCCCGGCGCCCAGCCGCAGCGGGCACGGCCTGCCGACCCCGTCGGACGCCACGCGCCGGCCCGGCCGCGACCCGATCCGGGCCGGGCGCGACGCGCTCGTCGCCGCGCTGGACCGGCCCCTGGGCAGCGGCCCCGGCCGCGGCCTCGACGTGCCCTCGGACACGCCGCGGCAGCGTCCCGCCAGCGCCGTCATCGGCGGCCAGGGCAGCGCCTTCGACGAGGACGCCGACGCGCCGAAGGAAGTGCCCGCGGTGCCGTCGCTGGCCGTGCTGCGCCCGCGCCGCCAGGCCACCGACACCACCGCCGCCGGCAACGCCGAGAAGCCGCGCAAGCGCCTGCCCAGCTGGGACGACGTGCTCTTCGGCGGCGCACCCGCGGCCCGCGAGAACTGA
- a CDS encoding aldo/keto reductase, translated as MEFTTLGRTGLTVSRLCLGTMNFGPQTSAADSHAIMDRALEHGINFFDTADVYGWKLGEGVTEHIIGDWFAQGGSRRDKVVLATKVYGKMGDWPNEQGLSARHIVKAADASLRRLQTDYIDLYQMHHVDRKTPWDEIWQAMETLVAQGKVLYVGSSNFAGWHIAAAQEAARRRHFLGLVAEQCIYNLMTRHVELEVVPAAQQYGVGIIPWSPLHGGLLAGVLRKLKDGTAARGAEGRASDALAEHRGTIEAYEKLCESLGADPADVALAWLLSRPGVTAPIIGPRTADQLDRTLGALTVTLDDDTLTRLDELFPPVGKGGPGPEAWAW; from the coding sequence ATGGAGTTCACCACTTTGGGCCGTACCGGCCTGACCGTCAGCAGGCTCTGCCTGGGCACCATGAACTTCGGTCCCCAGACGTCCGCAGCGGACAGTCACGCGATCATGGACCGCGCGCTGGAGCACGGGATCAACTTCTTCGACACCGCCGACGTGTACGGCTGGAAGCTCGGCGAGGGCGTCACCGAGCACATCATCGGCGACTGGTTCGCGCAGGGCGGCAGCCGCCGCGACAAGGTCGTGCTGGCCACCAAGGTGTACGGCAAGATGGGCGACTGGCCCAACGAGCAGGGCCTGTCCGCCCGGCACATCGTCAAGGCCGCCGACGCCTCGCTGCGCCGCCTGCAGACCGACTACATCGACCTCTACCAGATGCACCACGTGGACCGTAAGACGCCGTGGGACGAGATCTGGCAGGCGATGGAGACGCTGGTCGCGCAGGGCAAGGTGCTCTACGTCGGCTCGTCCAACTTCGCCGGCTGGCACATCGCCGCCGCTCAGGAGGCCGCCCGCCGCCGCCACTTCCTCGGCCTGGTGGCCGAGCAGTGCATCTACAACCTGATGACCCGGCATGTTGAGCTGGAGGTCGTCCCGGCGGCGCAGCAGTACGGCGTCGGGATCATCCCGTGGTCGCCGCTGCACGGCGGCCTGCTCGCCGGCGTGCTGCGCAAGCTCAAGGACGGCACGGCGGCGCGGGGCGCCGAGGGCCGCGCCAGCGACGCGCTGGCCGAGCACCGCGGCACCATCGAGGCGTACGAGAAGCTGTGCGAGTCCCTCGGCGCCGACCCCGCCGACGTAGCCCTGGCCTGGCTCCTGTCCCGCCCCGGCGTCACCGCCCCCATCATCGGCCCCCGCACCGCCGACCAGCTCGACCGCACCCTCGGCGCCCTCACCGTCACCCTCGACGACGACACCCTGACCCGCCTCGACGAGCTCTTCCCTCCCGTCGGCAAGGGCGGCCCCGGCCCGGAGGCCTGGGCCTGGTAA